The stretch of DNA CCATTTCGTTGCTTGACAACTACGTTAGTGTCGATATAGATGGTGGTAGTCGCCTGGCTGCTAACCCATTGGACATATCACTTGACTTGAAGTTGGGGTCACCGGAGCTCCTATCACTCCCTTCGCTATCATGTTAGTTTCAACATGGGTAAGAAAAAGGGGAGATGGGAGGCTCGTCAGAGGAGTTTTATTCGTTGTGGTTATCGTTGACAAAGAAAGGAAGCTCTTGAAGGCTAGCAAGCAAACAATTGTTGAGCTCCCAACGAAACGTAATCGACAATAGTAGAAAAATGTATCTCGAAATTCGACGTTGAGTACATTGTCGTACTCATCATCGACGCAATTATCAAGCGGCTCTCACCTCTCGTTatcgctctcctcatccacaacaaccacTCGTGGCCCATAGTGACATCGCCATTCGCCACAACCGATGTCGTTTGTCACTAccaactgaaatattaaaattatttttttatatttttttatattttcgttagtaaaatattaaaatattaaaatcgataatattaggataaatgaacataaatattttattttcataatcatATATGAAACATTAAAGGTTGGTAAAAGGTAATATCTAATTAACCCTCAAAAATCACAAAAAGAAATTATCAATTTTACACAAAGATGCCATAGTGATATAATTAAATAGACCTAAATTATATTAATGGATCGAAAGTTACATGAAAAAGACGTATAAACGACGCCCTCGGGATGTCGTCTTCATCAATATTGTCGGTGTAGGAGTGAAGGAAATGACGTCACATCGACGTTGGAATTTATCGTCAGCTTATTCTACGCTAATTTTGGAGATGCCTATTCCTTCATCAGTTCATAatactcatctctctctctctctctctctctctcacgcgcaCACGCAGTGGTGATGGATAATGCAGATCGAGTGCTCCTGCTTCCGTACCCGAGCCAAGGCCACATCAACCCCATGCTCCAGTTCGGGAAGCGCCTCGCCGCCCACGGCCTCCTCGTCACGCTCGCCGCCACCCGGTTCATCCTCGGCTCCTCCCGCCCCGAGCCCGGTCCGGTTCGCCTCGCTGCCATCTCCGACGGGTTCGACGCCACGGGCTTCGCCGGGGCCGGCTCGGCCCCGGCCTACCTCGGCAGGTTCGAGCTGGTAGGCTCCGAGACCCTGGAGAGCTTGCTCCGCAGTGAGGCCGCCGCCGGCCGCCCCGTCCGCCTCCTGGTCTTCGACGCGTTCCTCCCCTGGGCGGGGGACGTGGGGCGGCGGCTGGGAGCCCCGACGGCGGCGTTCTTCACGCAGTCGTCTGCGGTCGACGCACTCTTCTACCACGTGTGGGAGAGACGGCTGTGTCCGCCGGTGCAGGCGGCGGTGGAGCTCCCGGGGTTGCCCCGCCTCGAGCCGAGGGACCTACCGTCCTACCTAGTGGAGTTGGTCACCGCCTATCCGGCGTACATGGACATGGTGATGAACCAGTTCAAGTGCTTGGAGAACGCGGATGAGATCCTCATCAACTCCTTCTATGAACTCGAACCTGAGGTACCTTCACATATGGTTCTTTTCATATCAACTACATTTTATCTTTGGTCAGACGTCAACGGGGGGAGAGAGACTCGTTGACTTGGAGAACCATGTCGTCTTTTATTCTTTGTAGCTTTTGTTGCCATGATTGGAACTAATTTGAGACCAGGAAACGGACTTCCTGAGGGTGGCATGCGGAGCGAAGACCGTCGGGCCGACGGTGCCGTCCAAGTACTTGGACGACAGGATCCCCTTCGACTCCCAATACGGCCTCAATCTCTTTACGCCGGCCGCCGCTCCATGCATGCGCTGGCTGGGCTCCAAGCGGCCCGCCTCGGTCGTGTATGTCTCCTTCGGCAGCATGGCTGTGCTCGGCCCAGAGCAGACGGCAGAGCTAGCCTTCGGCATCTCGGACAGCGGCAAGGACTTCCTGTGGGTGGTGCGGTCCTCGGAAACCGGCAAGCTGCCCCGGAACTTCGCTGAGGGGTTCGCGGAAAGAGGCCTGGTGGTGTCCTGGAGCCCGCAGACGGAGGTCCTTGCTCACCCGGCGGTCGGCTGCTTCCTGacgcactgcgggtggaactcgacCGCCGAAGGGCTGAGCCTGGGGGTGCCGATGGTGGCGATGCCTCAGTGGACGGACCAGCTGACGAACGCCAAGTACGTGGAGgacgtgtggggcgtcggggtgaGGGTGAGGGAGGACGAGAAGGGATTGGTGAGGCGGGAGGAGGTGGAGAGGTGCGTGAGGGAGGTGATGGAGggcaggaggagggaggagatgaGGATGAACGCCGCCAAGTGGAGGGAGCGGGCAAAAGCGGCGGTGGGGAAGGATGGGAGCTCTGACAAGAACATAGTGGCGCTCATTGCCAAGTACTGCACGAACACGTAGCTCATGCCAAAACAATCTCGCATTGGATCCGTGGAATTAGATTCTTGCAAACAATGATTGACTTCTGGATGCTTTATCATCTCAGTTGACTATTTGTATGGACTCAAATATCATACAAACTGAAGGAAATCTTTGACCCAGTCAATGCTatattaagatatatataatatttctgaAATTTACGTGAATGCATTCGACGATTAACTAAGCGAATCTGAGATCAGCACGACTTGGAAAGCAGCGATGGAGGGCTGCTGATGGAGAGATATCGGATGTGGATCGCACTCTCAATTACGCCACGCCTGTCAACGCAATCCATCGTCTCCTTGTTGTGAGTGCCCTGTCTCTTCTCCGAGTTGCGACTCCCGATGGCCGCTCTGCAAGACCACCGCTTCTTGCCGAAACCCCTCGTTCCTCTCTGCTTCCCTGCTTCTCATCTGCGCAGCTCTGTGCCCCTCTGCATCTCGATCCATAAGGCCAAGTCTTTGGCCCAGATTCCACCTCCTGATGCGGCAAATCCCCTCCGGAATCTGTTCTCCGCCCGAAAGATCCCAACTTTCTCCGGAAACCCTGAAGAGCAGACTCTTAGGATCCAGGTTTCATCGGAAAAGGCTTCACCTTTGTCGAGAAGTCTACGTTCCCTCATCCGTTTTCGCAAAACCGCCCATCGCCCCGTTTCCCTGTTTGATCTCTTATCTTCTATTGATCTCCAGGTCTCAACCCAAAAGATTGCTTCTTGCTCGAGAATTCCATCTTTCCGTCACAGTTTTGCATTGCTACTTTctgctttttcttctcctttcccTGCCAACGCAGCCGACTCGGAGCAGGTCTCGCAGAAGATCAACATAGAACATATTCTTGTATCAATCGATGATTTCTTCAACCGTAATCCATTCTTCGTAGCGGGGGTTACCGTCATCTGGCTTGTCCTGATACCGCTGACACAAGAGTACCTCAAGAAATACAAGTTCATCAGCGCAATCGATGCCTTTCGGAAACTTAGGGACATGCCCAATGCCCAACTACTGGATGTGAGGAAGAGGCAGAGTGTCAAGTTCATGGATTCGCCAAATTTGAGGATTTTGAACAAGAATGTGGTTCAGGTGGAGTATTCTGATGGAAACGAAGAGGGTTTCATCAAGGAGGTTCTGCGGAATTTTGAAGATCCAGGAAAGACTGTCATCTGTGTTCTTGACAAGTGAGCTCTCAGACTATATCTATAAATTACATTTTCTAGTTTGGAAATGTTGATATCATTATTGGTTGGAAAATATAAATTTTCTACATAGAGCAGATTTCAGAACATGGAAAACAGACAAATGTCGAAGGTGTCAGCTAGTTTAGCTGACAATTGATCACCGCAAGGTCCTGGGCTCGAATCCTGCTGTCGCAGCTTATCCTTTACAAAAACGTTAAAAATGTAGATTTTGTTCATCTTATTTTGCATTTAGGAGAAATATGTAGATTTTGTTCATCTTTAGGAGAAAATATTGGACAGTTCTTGTAGATTCCAACTCCATTTTATTGCTGTCTTTATGGCCATTCGCTGAAGTGTCAATTCCCGTATTATGACTTTTACAGTTTACATGACTACATCTTTAGGAGGAATATGTAGATTTTGTTCATCTTAATTTGCATCTCCATGGAAACATTGGACAGTTCTTGTTGATTCCAACTCATTACATGTCTTTCTGCCAATTCACTGAAGTGCTAAACCCTCTATTACAAGTTTTCTTTtctgaaaattaaaatatattaagaagCAAAATATCAGTTACAGTAATTGACAGATGCTGATTTTTCTGTGATGAAGTATCATTCGTTTTGATTTCTATATATGCTCTATATTTCTACCAAGAAAGAGTGATAACATAATTGGGATGTTCTGCTGGGTGCTTATTTTTTTGTGTAAGGTAGCTTTGATGGTGATTCTCTTAAATTGGCTGAACTGCTTTACAAGAATGGTTTCAAGGAGGCATATGCAATTAAAGGTGGACTCAGAGGGAAGGATGGATGGCAGGTTTAATTCTAATGTCTATTTGAGATGGTCCATTTTGCAAGTTGTGTTAGATACTGATGTGTTAAGAGATTCAATGGCTGAACAAAATGTGATTTTTTTAGTAGTTTTATTCATTGTATTAACAGTATAATTTCTTTTCGTGCAGGCAATTCAGGAAACCTTTCTTCCACCCTCTGTGCATGTTCATCCAAGGAAAAAGAACATGGAATCAGCAGAAACAGAGGCGAACAACCAAATGATGAATGACCAGATTGTGGCTTCTTCCAGCAATCACCATGACAAGAACTTGAACACGGACAATGGTTTTGTAGAGCCTACAGAAACTATCTCAACCGCAAAGCTTAATCCAGAAAGACCGCTGTCGCCCTATCCAAATGTAAGAATAGAAGATTTAGCTTTCCATTATTTTGATTGCACGAGCATCTGCTAACAATCGTAATTGCTTTTATAAACTCAAATCAAATTTTCAATTCAATATGATCTGCTGGTACAGATCATTCTTTGGTAATTGCTATTTTAATGATCTGTTGGTACAGATCATGATCTGTTGGTCCAGATCATTCATATCATGAAATATTGCTATTTCAATTCAATTTTAAGTCCTATTTTAATTCAATGTTGCTTTTATAACATTCATAATTGCTTTCTGATTTGTTGGTGCAGTATCCCGAGCTCAAACCGCTTTCTTCTCCGTCTCCATCAAAGCCTCAAAGTTGAAGCTGTGATGTTGCTTGCAACTCGGTACACATTCTTTGCCTTCAGTAGGCTTTTTTCTGGGTGGTTTAAAAGGATGTCTTTTTGCTGATGTGAGTAGAAGCATATTCATGAATTAGACTACTTTGTTCAATTTAATTGCCCCTTTGTACTTGTTTAATGTGATATGTGAAGTGTTTTTTTTCCTTCAGACAACATGGTAATTGTTGGACAGTACCATTAGAAAATGGATATATTCCTGCCCATCATCCGAATTAGTGATCATTAACAGAGACATTAAACCGTGCAACACATATCGGATGATCCCAAAAGCCATTCAAGTCCACTTAAGCTTCATGTAGGATGAGGATTCTCTCCCATTTACTGTGATGGGAGAGTTCTCCCAGCAAACAAAAACATACTCTCATTCACAGACATAAAGGGTAAGTGGGTAACTGATAACTAAATCAAACTAAAAATGGGTATCAGTGATGGATTATTTTTGGCAGTACATACAAAATCACCTACTACACTGGCAAACATAGTTTTGTGAACAAAATTAACATGTAATGTTAGCAGCACATTCAAGATCATGCACATAGTTTTGTGAACAAAATTAACATGTAATGTTAGCAGCACATACAAGATCATGCACACTGGCAACTGTAGTTGCGCGAAAAAAATGAACATGTAATGGTCATTGCTCCCCACTGAGTCAAAAGAACATGAGCTGCTTAGTAATTGCCTGGAGCACCGCTGTGCTTGATACGTATGACTTGGCATCGATGTGCACCGGTTGTCTCAGCTTGTAACACTGTAATCGATTTGTTTGCTTGGTGTACTGCAGTGTATTGCTTGCTACACTATGTTTTTCCTTGGGGTTTACATGTTCTTCAACATCTTTAAATGATGCATATGACTTGGCATTGTATGCAAAGTGCAGTTAGATCAAACATAATCTGCTAGTGAGACACTCTGTGTGCTTCATTCCACTTACACTTTAGCAAGTTATGATTCACCTGTGGAACAAGTCAAAATCTGAGATAGTATCAAAACACTATTAGATATGGTCAATTTTTTCTTTGAACAGAACACACAGGTATTACCTGAGCTCCAAATAATTGATTAGACAGAATCATCATAAATGCTGTTAGATATTTACGTGGCAAAATTTGACTAGgaatccagagagagagagagagtaatcaaATGTTCTTTTAACAGAAACAGAAAACTTTTAGTTTGACATTCCAAATATATATTAACTAGAATCATCATAAATGCTGTTAGATACTTATGAAAGCTAGATGGGCACATACATTGGCCAGGTCAATGCAAAGGTTCATGAGATTATGGTTCTTCTGTAGTTCTCTTTTGCAGATTAGGCACTGGTACTTGTCATTCTCAGCACTTCTGTTGATGTAAATACAATGAATCAAATAAGCAAGCAAGCACAAGGTGGTGAAAATTGGAAGAACTTTGAAGCTACTATTTTTCCTTttaaaggaagcaaatatgtcaAGGAGAAATAGATGAAGACACATTAACACTTGTCCGGAGGAGATCAAACACCTTTCACTCATCGATTGCTCCAAAATCAGTTATATTTGCTCACTCATTTACGGGAAAGCAAAGAATTTGTCTGATCACTTCAGCAACGAGGCGTTGGTGGAAATCTTGACGGTTAGCCCAATGGTAAAAAAGAAGTGATCATCCTTTGAATGGAGCTCAAGTCATGGAATTTGACTCCTGTTTGGTCCAAATCGCAGAAACTTAGAATGTGATCGAGCAACATCGACAGAAGCAGCGTGCTCAGGTTTTAAGAAAAGGTCGCGACGCCACTACTAGCCCCCCTTCCGGACAACGAAAAGCTTGGACATACATCATCGAATTCAGAAACCATTTCTCCCGGAAAACAGATCTTACTGCGATACAGCCTAACCATAAGATCGAAGCAAACCAGAATGGCGCATGATTAATCCGCAATAGAACATTATCCGAAGGATCACGAGAGCTCAAAGAGGAGATCATGAAGAAATGCGAGCAAAGAGATGGATCGAAAAATAGATCAGGGAAGGGCGTTAGCCAATGTACCTTCTCTTTCCAATTGGAGTTCAAGAACGCTCTTCTTCGCCGATCTCCGCCGCTGGATGGCGATTCCTCCGCTACTTGTAGCAATCTAACGCAGTCTTGAAATCCAAGTTCGCGAGGGGGATTAAGATCAAAGATCGGCCCCGATATCAGACCACCAGAACGGGGGTTACGAAACCGACCTAAGCTAGTATATGAACACCGTTATCAGCTTACCGTTTCGGAACTCGGCaaccctttttttcttttcttttcctttagaaTTTAATATTTAGTGGGAAATTTGTCGGCTCTCTATCATATTTATTTTCACTTATATTTTCTTCGACGCAATTTCTATATCTCTGTAATATAATTATtgcgaaaaataaaaataatttgaagAAAAAGAATCACAATCCACTTTAAAAGTTGAAATATCCTAAGGCGGTGACCGCACCCGTGCCTGGACTGTGCTGCCCAGATATGTAGCATGATcgggcttctctctctctctctctctctctctcgacaagGAGCAAAGAGGAGATGGCCAAGTCGTGTAAAGGCCTGGCGATGGAGCTCGTCAAATGCCTCAGCGAATCCGATTGCGTGAAGGTATGTGTAATTCGAACCGAATCCTATCGTGTTTCCAGTTAGATTTAGTTTTATTTTCGTCATAGAAATGATATCTCGTTAAGAAAGATGCGATTTTGCACCTGTTTGTGGAAGGTCACGTCAAACAACAAAAAAGAGAGGTCTTTGCATGCTCTCTGCGTTTGGAATCATAGATCTTTTATCAtctttgatggggatataaacaggaataacctttgtataggaacaaatactagaagaccaaaatacgcagcggaataaaatggaaacacaatcaaacagaacaccaagatatacgtggaaaaccccttcaatatgaagggtaaaaaccacggggcaaactagagataatccactatgagaataatgaatatacaaatctcaatctcttgcccaaaacccaagcaacaaccacaagagaataactgggatacaaggatcacgttactgcccacaatatctaaaacctcccaagtaatcacagcaagagcatactgtagatttgatctaacctgagatgagaacactgctagatgattgtgaacagtctctctgcgttgtccttgtcttcttccctttctttctcttcctcttctaccttgttctccttcttctctttggaatctcgtcgcttcaaagatctgcctcgttgctgcctttttatagctttaatctgcctctaaaacgcagccaccacacccccctaatcttaattagggttaggttaagagggggtgtgagctgtgggctgataaagcccacatgggctgaatatgggccatcagcccaacaacctcccccttcagcccataagggaggctgtcccatgactcctcaatgtgaagccataccgaccaactgtcggcatatctcctgtctttcttttgttaaggtcttcgtcaacatgtctgctccgttgtcatctgtatgaattttctgaagctgcaactacttctcttcaaatacatttcgaatccagtggtatctgacatctatatatgctttgacttggaatgaaacattgggttcttacacaaatggatggcactctggctgtcacaatgcatcacataatttttctgtttcagccccaattcttgtaagaattctttcatccataacatttctttgcatacctctgtagcagcaatatattctgcttctgtggtggagagagcaatacacctttgtaacctggattgccatgacacagctccccctgcaaaaataagtacataacctgaagtagacttcctcgtatctatatctcttgccatatctgcatctgtgtaacctgttaacgcaggtggtccacctccaaagcttaaacaaaccttagagctccctctgagatatctaaaaatccacttcactactgcccagtactctttgcctggatttgcaagaaatctgctagtaacacccactgcatatgcgatgtccggcatcgtacataccattgcatacattaaacttccaactgctgaagcataaggaaccttttgcattttctccttctcctcatcacttgacggactctgttctgagcacaacttgaagtgacctgcaagaggagaaccaactggcttagcattgctcatactaaatctttccaataccttctcgatgtatttctcctgtgacaaccaaatcttcttgtttttcctgtcacgagaaatctgcatgcctagtatttgctttgctggccccatgtccttcattgcaaaagactcactcagttccttcttcaacctgtcaattttagacatatcttttccaagaataagtatgtcatcaacataaagtaagagaataataaaattctcaccaaaccatttgatgtacacacaatgatctgaagccgttcttttgtatccattttctgtcataaatgaatcaaactttctgtaccactgtcttggagcttgctttagcccatacaagctcttcttcaacttgtagacaaaattatctttacctttgactttgaagccttctggttgctccatataaatttcctcctccaaatcaccatgaaggaaagctgtcttcacatctaactgctcaacctccaagtcctggctagcagcaataccaagagcaacacgaatagaagacattttaacaacaggagaaaatatctcttcaaagtcaatacctttcttttgaccaaagcctttcacaaccaatctagctttgtactttggttgagaacaatattcttgagtcttcaacctaaaaacccacttgttcttcaaggccttcattccatttggtaacagcaccaaatcataagtgtggttcttctgaagagcatccatctcttcctgcatagcaactaaccacttctctttctgctcactctcaactgcttcctggtaactctctggttcacctgcatcagtaagcatcacatactcatctgtagagtatcttctggaaggttgacgttgtctagaagatcttctcaattgaggttctgcgggaacttgctctcctacttcttcttgctcaacatgtcctgcaggtaaatcaatatcaggctctacactattttcctgcacatctcccccatcaccctgatatactggaggaataactgggtcacaatctgctaatccttctacagaagtcttggctggtgccttcttcttcaaatcctcaaaggtttgatcctcaaagaagaccacatctctactcctgaacaccttctgcttttctggatcccaaagcctgtaaccaaactgatcatgtgagtaaccaagaaaaatacattctttagacttaccatctagcttggacctctcattatctggaacatgtgcaaatgcacgacaaccaaacactctcaaatgcctgtaggaaacatctttccctgaccatacatgctctgcaacatcaccatctagggctgtacatggtgataagttgatcacatcaactgcagtcctcaaagcctcatcccaaaaccttttgggtagcttggcctgtgaaagcatacatctgatcttttccatgatggtgcggttcatcctctctgcaattgcattatgctgaggtgtaccaggaactgtcatctcatgttggatcccatgcgacctgcaatagtcattaaacaatcccatatactcaccaccattatctgatcttatgcatttcaatttcctttctgtctccctttcaaccctggcatgaaactctttgaagacattaataacctgatctttggtcttcaaagcataagcccaaactttcctggaaaaatcatctataaaagtgacaaaataaagtgcaccacttataccaagaacatcaacagatccaccaggagtttttgtcctcaaaggaccacatacatctttataaacacggtctaaggcatgcatttttctagacaaagcagcactagcaaatgaaactctatgttgtttaccagccaaacaatcaatacaagggttcagatgtatacctctgagatctggtaatacatctctcttggaaagagcttgcagccccttctcgctcatgtgtcccaatcgcctatgccacaactccatactgaagtctttctctgtagcatttaactgctcaccataagctttagcctgcaacctgtacaaagtatgacatttctttccattagctataacaagagaacccttactgagcttccattgccctctgtgaaatctgctttcatactcttcatcatctagtcttccaactgaaattaaatttagcctcaagtcaaccacatgcctcacatccttaagtaccaacttacagccaaggttggtctttaaatggatatcacccatgccaatgatgtctgctgtgccatagttgcccatcttgacaacaccaaagtttccagacctgtatgcagcaaaaaactccctccgtggtgtagcatgataagaagcacctgtgtcaatcacccactcaagatcctgacacacacaagaaaaaatatcatcagaaggagacaaaatcaaataatcaccaccctgcactgtagctgtagtattatcctttgactctgtagactccacttcttttccctttttcttgttcttcttaggttgcttacattgattcttgtaatgtcctttctcaccacagttatagcaaacaatatcttttcttgatcttgacgtgctcctacccatacgtgaactgcttctagactttgaccttcctctgttctctgagataagtgcctgtgaatcattctgagatgttgccgaactctttcttctcaactcctcattcaacaaactgcttgttacttgactcatagtgacaataccatctggcgcagaattactaagggaaaccaccagtgtctcccaactttctggtaatgaactgagaagtaacaatgcctgcaactcatcatcaagagacattctcatagaggataactggttagtaatactctgcatttcattcaaatgctcaacaatagaagcaccctctctatattttaggttcacaagttttctgatcaaaaaagctttgttgccagctgtttttctttcatagagactttccaattttttccaaagagaatatgcagaaatttcagtagaaacatggtgaaatacactatcatcaagccactgtctaataaatccaattgtttttcgatctaacctcttccactcatcatctatcatagttgtaggttttgcactatccccttgcaaaggtccatacaaatctttgcaatacaagagatcttccattcttggtttccatatcatccaattatttccattcaaactaatcatgcgagaaatattactggcctccatgttcaaatacaaaaattaaatcaccaaaaccccgctctgataccagttgatggggatataaacaggaataacctttgtataggaacaaatactagaagaccaaaatacgcagcggaataaaatggaaacacaatcaaacagaacaccaagatatacgtggaaaaccccttcaatgtgaagggtaa from Musa acuminata AAA Group cultivar baxijiao chromosome BXJ2-11, Cavendish_Baxijiao_AAA, whole genome shotgun sequence encodes:
- the LOC135627907 gene encoding rhodanese-like domain-containing protein 4, chloroplastic: MAALQDHRFLPKPLVPLCFPASHLRSSVPLCISIHKAKSLAQIPPPDAANPLRNLFSARKIPTFSGNPEEQTLRIQVSSEKASPLSRSLRSLIRFRKTAHRPVSLFDLLSSIDLQVSTQKIASCSRIPSFRHSFALLLSAFSSPFPANAADSEQVSQKINIEHILVSIDDFFNRNPFFVAGVTVIWLVLIPLTQEYLKKYKFISAIDAFRKLRDMPNAQLLDVRKRQSVKFMDSPNLRILNKNVVQVEYSDGNEEGFIKEVLRNFEDPGKTVICVLDNFDGDSLKLAELLYKNGFKEAYAIKGGLRGKDGWQAIQETFLPPSVHVHPRKKNMESAETEANNQMMNDQIVASSSNHHDKNLNTDNGFVEPTETISTAKLNPERPLSPYPNYPELKPLSSPSPSKPQS
- the LOC135627906 gene encoding crocetin glucosyltransferase 2-like; this encodes MDNADRVLLLPYPSQGHINPMLQFGKRLAAHGLLVTLAATRFILGSSRPEPGPVRLAAISDGFDATGFAGAGSAPAYLGRFELVGSETLESLLRSEAAAGRPVRLLVFDAFLPWAGDVGRRLGAPTAAFFTQSSAVDALFYHVWERRLCPPVQAAVELPGLPRLEPRDLPSYLVELVTAYPAYMDMVMNQFKCLENADEILINSFYELEPEETDFLRVACGAKTVGPTVPSKYLDDRIPFDSQYGLNLFTPAAAPCMRWLGSKRPASVVYVSFGSMAVLGPEQTAELAFGISDSGKDFLWVVRSSETGKLPRNFAEGFAERGLVVSWSPQTEVLAHPAVGCFLTHCGWNSTAEGLSLGVPMVAMPQWTDQLTNAKYVEDVWGVGVRVREDEKGLVRREEVERCVREVMEGRRREEMRMNAAKWRERAKAAVGKDGSSDKNIVALIAKYCTNT